From a region of the Campylobacter showae genome:
- a CDS encoding Sua5 YciO YrdC YwlC family protein, with product MIYLAQTDTTAGFLSKDFCEINALKRRAADKPCLITTAKLSELKNLARVPAKFKNLVRRARKTTFLYPNAKAVRVVKGCAHEEFLRQFDWLYSSSANLNGQNFDEEWARAAADEVVDQNFSQNASSKIYKISKTRLKRLR from the coding sequence ATGATTTATTTGGCGCAGACCGATACGACGGCGGGATTTTTGAGTAAGGATTTTTGCGAGATAAACGCGCTCAAACGCCGAGCGGCGGACAAACCCTGCCTCATAACGACGGCAAAGCTTAGCGAGCTAAAAAATCTCGCTCGCGTGCCTGCTAAATTTAAAAATTTAGTGCGCCGTGCGAGAAAAACGACGTTTTTATATCCGAACGCCAAGGCTGTACGCGTAGTCAAAGGGTGCGCTCACGAGGAGTTTTTGAGGCAATTTGACTGGCTCTACTCTAGCAGTGCAAATTTAAACGGACAAAACTTCGACGAAGAGTGGGCGAGGGCGGCGGCTGACGAGGTCGTGGATCAAAATTTCAGCCAAAACGCGAGCTCGAAAATATATAAAATTTCAAAAACTCGACTAAAAAGATTGAGGTAA